A genomic window from Halomonas sp. LR3S48 includes:
- a CDS encoding FAD-binding oxidoreductase, translating into MKPVIEALVDALGEQAVVHGAQVAQRATSYWDASPTQALAVVKPRTTDEVSTALEICHRYDQPIVTQGGLTGCVQGAVASNEEVIISLERMNAIESIDPIGGSATVQAGVTLQALQEAAREHDCLFALDLGARGSCTIGGNVATNAGGISVMRYGMMRSQVLGLEAVLADGTVMSSMDEVLKNNAGYDLKHLMIGTEGTLGIVTRAVLRLHPLPRSCNTALAALTSFEAVTQLLTEMQRNLAGTLSAYEVMWNSYYQAATEPGGHAPLLDREYPFYVLLQAEGADHERDAALFERLLEGALETGVIVDAVIPKSEAERRALWDVRENFEAMLAGRTTFLYDVSLPIRQMASYAEAVRQRIVARWPAARCIQFGHIADGNLHLFIQPGSEDADHLASDEAVYAPLLDVGGSVSAEHGIGVEKMAWLARSRSETEVELMRTLKRAWDPKNLLNPGRVFSL; encoded by the coding sequence ATGAAACCCGTGATTGAAGCGCTGGTCGATGCCTTGGGCGAGCAGGCCGTGGTGCATGGAGCCCAAGTCGCACAGCGTGCTACGAGCTACTGGGATGCATCCCCCACCCAGGCACTTGCGGTGGTCAAGCCGCGTACCACCGATGAGGTCAGTACGGCGCTCGAGATTTGCCATCGCTACGACCAGCCCATCGTCACCCAGGGCGGGCTGACGGGGTGCGTACAAGGCGCGGTAGCCTCGAACGAAGAGGTCATCATCTCGCTGGAGCGCATGAACGCCATCGAATCCATCGATCCGATCGGAGGCAGTGCGACGGTCCAGGCGGGCGTTACCTTGCAGGCCCTGCAGGAGGCGGCGCGCGAGCACGACTGCCTGTTTGCACTGGACCTGGGGGCACGCGGCAGCTGCACCATTGGTGGCAACGTGGCGACCAACGCCGGGGGCATCAGCGTGATGCGCTATGGCATGATGCGAAGCCAGGTTCTCGGTCTGGAAGCGGTGCTCGCCGACGGCACGGTGATGTCGAGCATGGACGAGGTGCTCAAGAACAATGCGGGCTACGATCTCAAGCACTTGATGATCGGTACCGAAGGCACGCTCGGGATCGTGACCCGGGCGGTACTGCGCCTGCACCCGTTGCCGAGAAGTTGCAATACAGCCCTGGCCGCCCTGACTTCTTTCGAGGCGGTGACGCAGCTGCTGACGGAGATGCAGAGAAACCTGGCAGGCACACTGAGCGCTTACGAGGTGATGTGGAACAGCTACTACCAAGCGGCTACCGAACCGGGAGGGCATGCGCCGCTATTGGACCGGGAGTATCCGTTCTACGTCCTGCTGCAGGCAGAAGGTGCCGACCATGAGCGCGATGCGGCCCTCTTCGAGCGTTTGCTCGAGGGCGCGCTGGAAACCGGCGTGATCGTCGATGCGGTGATCCCGAAATCCGAGGCCGAGCGTCGCGCCCTGTGGGATGTGCGCGAGAATTTCGAGGCCATGCTCGCGGGGCGAACGACCTTCCTCTACGACGTGAGCCTGCCGATCCGGCAGATGGCCAGCTATGCGGAAGCCGTCAGGCAGCGAATCGTCGCTCGCTGGCCCGCCGCGCGCTGTATCCAGTTCGGTCATATCGCCGACGGTAACCTGCACCTCTTCATACAGCCCGGGAGCGAGGATGCCGATCACCTGGCAAGCGACGAGGCAGTCTACGCGCCCTTGCTCGACGTGGGTGGATCGGTGTCGGCCGAGCATGGTATCGGGGTCGAGAAGATGGCCTGGCTTGCCCGGAGCCGAAGCGAGACCGAGGTCGAGCTCATGCGTACCCTCAAGCGTGCCTGGGACCCCAAGAATCTGCTCAACCCTGGGAGAGTGTTTTCGCTGTAG
- the glp gene encoding gephyrin-like molybdotransferase Glp, which translates to MSELQSIEAALAALLKDLAPVEAEIVACEMAGRRILADEVVARLDVPPFDNSAMDGYALHHDDAGRRLSISQRIAAGSQPLPLARGTCARIFTGAPLPPGADCVVMQEKVEVDGSEALMPGHVPKDNNVRHRGSDVTAGGVLLDSGQRLDAAALGHLASQGIVEVSVRRRPRVALLTSGDEIVEPGQPLAAGQIYNSNRPMLRDLLERFGAEVSFSASMPDDAEDTRAMLALAAEQADVVVTTGGVSVGEEDHVKAALEAIGQLDLWRLALKPGKPLALGRLPARDGREVRFVGLPGNPVSSFVAAWLFLRPLMGALLACPRLASLPTLPSRAAFSTHTGPRRHYMRVRLSMDQSGIIAHAFPDQGSGVLSSCVDADALAAIPADSHIKEGDPIDCLWLRGD; encoded by the coding sequence ATGTCTGAACTGCAGTCCATCGAGGCGGCCCTTGCCGCCCTGCTCAAGGACCTCGCCCCGGTGGAAGCGGAAATCGTGGCCTGTGAAATGGCCGGACGGCGGATTCTGGCCGACGAGGTCGTTGCCCGGCTCGACGTGCCGCCGTTCGACAACAGCGCGATGGACGGTTACGCCCTGCATCATGATGATGCCGGACGACGCCTGTCGATCAGCCAGCGTATTGCGGCGGGAAGCCAACCACTTCCTCTCGCGCGGGGCACCTGCGCGCGGATCTTCACCGGTGCCCCGCTGCCGCCCGGCGCCGATTGCGTGGTGATGCAGGAAAAAGTAGAGGTCGACGGTAGTGAAGCACTCATGCCGGGACATGTGCCGAAGGACAACAACGTACGCCATCGTGGTAGCGATGTAACGGCGGGAGGTGTGCTGCTCGACAGCGGGCAGCGCCTGGATGCCGCAGCGTTGGGACATCTGGCGAGCCAGGGCATCGTCGAGGTGTCGGTGCGTCGACGGCCGCGTGTCGCCCTGCTCACCAGCGGTGACGAAATCGTCGAGCCTGGCCAGCCGCTGGCCGCCGGCCAGATCTACAACAGCAACCGGCCCATGCTGCGGGATTTGCTGGAACGGTTTGGTGCCGAGGTCTCCTTCAGCGCCTCGATGCCCGATGACGCAGAAGACACACGCGCCATGCTGGCGCTGGCGGCGGAACAGGCCGACGTGGTGGTGACCACTGGCGGCGTCAGCGTCGGCGAGGAGGACCATGTCAAGGCTGCCCTCGAGGCTATCGGCCAGCTCGACCTGTGGCGTCTGGCACTCAAGCCCGGCAAACCCCTGGCGCTGGGGAGGCTTCCCGCCAGAGATGGGCGCGAAGTGCGCTTCGTCGGCCTGCCTGGCAATCCCGTCTCCAGCTTCGTTGCCGCCTGGCTCTTCCTGCGCCCTCTGATGGGCGCCCTGCTCGCCTGCCCTCGCCTGGCCAGCCTGCCGACGCTGCCATCGAGAGCTGCATTCTCCACCCACACCGGGCCTCGGCGGCACTATATGCGCGTCCGACTGAGCATGGATCAGAGTGGCATCATAGCGCACGCCTTTCCGGATCAGGGCTCCGGTGTGCTCTCCTCCTGCGTGGATGCCGATGCACTGGCGGCGATTCCGGCGGACTCTCACATCAAGGAGGGAGATCCGATCGACTGCCTCTGGCTCAGGGGCGATTGA